The Glycine soja cultivar W05 chromosome 15, ASM419377v2, whole genome shotgun sequence region gaaacttctaatatatatacatatatattacaaaatgaTTCCGTTAATTTATTTTCCTCAATTTTTAAAGCAGCTTAAAGTTTTAAGGAGGCCAGGTTTTGGCTCGCATTTGGTTCAAAATCAATTGCAACCCACTCCATGTAGACGGAGTGTTGCTTCCTGCACCACCCTATCATCTCATTACATTACGTAATGTTTAATCtataatgtaattttacattacaTATTGACCATTTCCTAATATAATGGGGTGCCTGAAGCAAAATTTGGAGGTGCTGAAAGTTTCACTCATGTAGAAATCATTTACACGGGACATTagttatccttttttattttttatttgttgaagacATTGGTTTAATACTATGGGTATTTTAGGAAAATTTTATACTCGAGTCATACTCTACTATAATcgccaaatttcattttattttatagttttttgaattgtaaattcttaattaaagtttcataattaagtaattttaacatttcacttttttttagtagagattacatatatttttcattgaagATAATTTTGTTCAAATTGAGTAGGATAATCATAatctttaacaaaatttatcaaaaattgaatctaaaaaaaattaatttcaaaaacctTCTTTTGATAGAGATAATAACTACAAGTATTATTAAAATACTGTACAATCATTACATGCATTTAGACAAATTGATTTTTAGTATAATACCTATTATAAAGTTTAAATTAAAGCGTGACTTGATTCTTTCTATAAGGTTCAATGTAAAATGCCACctatatcaattttattttttaaatacctCTTTTTAGTCATCAACAAGAGCTAAAAGCCCCCAAAACTAGAAACCTCTATAAAAAGATATACCAACACTATCGGCTGAAATATACAAAGACAAAAAGTCTGGAACTGAACTGAAAATAGGTGCATGATAACGAGAGAAATATAATCCATTAAAGTCAATTCTAGGATGACATGATACCGAGAGAAATATAATCCGTTTGTTATTTTCTCCTATAGGTATAGTTTTAGgtatatttttggaaaaaaaatattaattcaatataaatataatatttttaactaaagttcttaatctttataaattagttagttgaatattttaataagtCAGAGGTATGATTTATACTCATAATAAggcattaatttttattgttagtaTTTCTTTCAATATCTTTAATATAGGGAAAAAAAGTCAAGACCACTAATATcaaattatagtatttttttgcaCTCattctatattaaaattttcaactattagaataaaaaaaaggcaaaactaatcatattttcaattttcacgcaaaataattttttaataactttttatacaagttttttttGCAGAAATGTAAATGTATAGGTAAATGAACCATTACGTAGGAGACCTCTATAAACTATAAGACCCGAAAGCACACCTCCAAAAACTATCCAGGCCTACTATTATAATACTTGATCCAGTAGTttgatttcaatttatttataaaagtaacCCCACGTCAATTTGTGAGACAATtagagaaagtgaaaaaaacaaatagaaaattgTAAAATACCTTTATATCATCAGAATACTGCTTTATAAGAATGTCCGTATATCGCTCAAGGGTATAGGTGCGGCTTGTTGGGTAAAACTGGGGAAGGAAGTAATTGTTTATGTAATCATTGCTACCTATGTTCACGTAATACAAGCACTTCTTAAGGTATTCTCTAGCTCTGCCACTTCCTCCAAGTCGTCTAACGATTTTGGTAATCGTTGCTCTGTGATTTCTAATCTGTTCTCCCAAATGAATATTGTCACCCTGCATTGTTTAACACTAATTTAGTGGCATGCATGTGTCAGCATTCAAACACAAATCCTATAAAATTACATCAAAAAACAATTAGAGAGtgtaatattttcaaacattaaGGGGCTAGTGTAACTGATATATAAGGAGTATTactataacatttttaaatataaaagagtcgatgtagaaatttaaaaaaaaaatgatgttatgtgtaatttaaaaaaacaaaagatgaatGTAATTTGCTGGATTAATACCAGGTGCTTGCCGCTCTTAAAGAGAATACCAGCTGCTCCAGATGCATAGTTGGCACCTTTAAGTATGTCCGAGCCACTAGTGTTTGCATTGGGTGGAATGGGTTCCGTAAATCCCAAATATTCACCTGCAATAATGGTTAAACGTTATTATATGAAGGTAAGTAAGAAAATAGAACTGGGAAATTAATTAAGGACTCATGGGATGATCAAGTAAAGAtaagcttttttattttatttatctttttggtGATTGGAAAAAATGGTGAATTAAGTATAGAGAAGGTTACTAATGaagtcaattatattttttccattGGTAAATCTTCCGGTGGGGCCTGTTGGGTAGTCGATGCCATATGGTCTGTAATTGGAACTTGCATTtgtttgaaggttgttgttatttCCATTGTCAGATAGAGAGTCCCCAAGGACGAACATGCAAGGCACTTGCGATTCTCCATGGACACATTGTTGCATGCAATTTGTAGCCAATAGAAATAGAGATAGAGCCAACCATGGCTTAGTCTTAGCTTCCATCTTGATCGATGTAGCTAGGTAGAAAAGCTAATGAGACAAAAGAGTTTgggttactatatatatatgatccagGAAGTAAGGAGTGTGGCAAGTGAAAGATGAAAGGTACATGTATATATGGGGTGGGGTGACAAAGTTGTTCAAAATTTggaagattattattattattattaagtagTCAGAATAAAGAAATATTGAAGGACAACGAGTTTggcatgtttttcttgtttgttaacCAAATTAAGGTGACATTAGTGCTAAGATGACGAATTTGGCAATTTGTtactaataaaagcaaagaaggtccaaactaataaatatttcaatttaatttgcaCCGATGAACACGAAATCCTTGATGAACGTGCGACCATATATCCTTGTTTTTGCATTTTGCTCAACTCCTGTGTTGAAAAGTAAACATACACCAAGCAGCAGCAGGCAAGCACGTTCAAcggcttttttttttagtttcatgaTATATCTTGATTTGATATTCAAACtttgattttagtttctttattttccatttagtcatctataaaaattatgtgaatttaattctatttttcacTTTGTGACAGGAAAAAACTGTCACTTGTGAagtttaaacaaaaaagaaggattatattctaatattattaaaagttaaaggatgcttgaaagtataaaaattaaaaccaaatttaagaaaaaaaataaaaaattaaattatattgatgtaattttaataattattatattatttttataacttaatatataatataatgtaacTAATTATTGGATTATAtctatataattattgtttatgttaaattttattaaaattaaacaataacaagataatcaaataatttatgttttaatatatttaatattatattgattttaatcTATTTGAACGGGATAAAACGcagaaactaaaatcatatttttctctttttaatataaaaagtctcttttaaaataaaatatgatatgttaaagaaaaaaattccttttgaactttaattattaaaatttgaattcaatttcatttaattttgattacgCACTTTACTTAACTGTTtagtattttagatttttagtttcttatcttaaattttatttttatatattattttaatttattactatgtTTAACTTTAATGAATTTTTCATTGTTTCTTATCTTTTGTATTTACAACCTTTTAATCTTAttcttttatattcttataGTCACAagttctaataaaaataatatttatttaattttttatttatatattcattaaCTTAAGTTTTGTTTATATGAATGATATATGAGTTTAAAAACTTGCAAGTttcaataatgaaaatattttaatatttactttttttgtatatttacatttgagttttaattatgctaaacttatatattttggattattttgaaCAAGTTTTAACGATAAAATTAAAGGGAGAAATCTAATTCAATATTCTTCgactgaaataaaaataaaatattcatgttAAAATTGTTGCATGCAATTTGCAGCCAATATATAGAAATAGAGATAGAACCAACCATGGCTTAGTCTTAGCTTCCATCTCGATGTAGGTTGGGTTATTATGATCCAGAAATTACAAGGTTGGGGTGGCAGTGTGTGTCCTAGTtggaagattttttttcttacaatgaAACTAATGAAGCAGTAACTAACATTATTGCAAAGATGACGAGTTAGGCAAGTTTCGTTACTAATTAATAACAACAGAAGGTCTACAAAAGAAGCTCTAATTAATAATTCAGACCGTTGAATTGGGTAAATTAATATTGATACGGATTGTATTAGCTTAATGGTTTTAGATATATATACAGAATTTTCCGGTCTATCCAaaacaactttttaaaaaaaaaaaaaaaatctttgaaacatgatgtaaaaaaatgaaaaaaaaaactcatatatATTGAACTTTGATTATAAAACTTCATATttgatttcatttcatttgattgcttcaataattttaatgttatcaTTATGTTTTGGCAACGGTATTGACTGCATGCATGTATTGTCTTTTTTGGGGGGACTTTAATTTTTctgttaattttaatctttacctATGCATGCTGCTATGCTCCATGCATGTATCGCTTCTGATACTCTGTTAGTGTTTTCCATCCGTTTGTAGTTGGTTCGAATTAACCCTGAGCTTTGCGGGATTGGTTTGCATTGgttatatatttgttatttggtTATTTTCTCATGCCTAAAAAGATCTCGCTTTTTCAGGAAGAAAGCCAGATATAGGCACTTGGGTCGCATTAATCAATATCTTAATTCCTTAAGAAATTggttaaaaatcaaaagaaaaaaattattaataaaaatcattagtgtatagaaaaaattataaacataacTTCATAcgtgttaataaatatttttattcttttaattccttaattgATATCTAAGGACATtcattaacatttatttatctattttttattggatgaggtaaaaataaataagaaaataatcctAAATGGTCTTCGGCTTCATTTTGTATAGGAAATGATATGATTAGGCAACCCACATTTAATTGTCTTGATGATTATGTAAGGCACTATGCTAGGTGATTTTTTTAACGCAATAATTATCCAAtagaattaattcaaataataagatTCAATTATTAATAGATTAACTACTTAAAGgatataaataaagataaataataataataaaactaaaatatttaaataaaaattaatgaatgaactctaaaaaatgcactaaaaataaaaataaaagctattATAGCCAATGAAAAAACTGGTTgatattttaatccttaaatttaaatttaaaattaaaaaaataaaaatataaagcttTAGTAATAATCACTTTCATTGATCAAAATAAGTAataagcaatttttttaaagaattaggACTAGTTtgcttaagtttatttttaaaacaagtattttttaaataaaataaaaattttatgattttttgatgtgtttgtctaaattattttttaacttaaaataaacaattttatattttttgaaaaataaattttatctgtttttttaaaaaaatatatttatataagaagcatttattttaaatttattttttcaagtttaaaaaaatttatcctcaataataattactttgaatATACTTCCGATTTAATTATTacgaaaatcataaaaaatattcatcatcaTTTTGGATGAATTTTCAATTAGATTATCACAAATGCCTTTTAAAGTTAGGGAATGGTGGTCAATATTCTGGGGAGCTTTCACGTGGAGCATTTGGTATCAGAGAAATGCTGTGATCTTTGATGGAAAGAGCCTGGACAAAGGGCAAATTTTACAGAAAATATTATTCTTGGGTTGGTCGTGGTTAAAAGCATACCACAATTTTTCTTTCTAGCATTGGCATGCTAACCCTGCTGCGTGTCTGTCTTAATTGTCTCAGATCAAATTACACTACAAaccatttttatatttctatagAAATTCTAATAATAGTTTCTGTTAAttaacatataatattttaaccAGAAAaccatttattaatatatttgtacattttttacaaaaatatgttactaagttatttgttttttataatatattttcagtcataaattctttctctcttagcttttaagttttattactAATGACAAATTTggaattagaaatttttttaaactcaaaAGCTTTTCCTCTCCCTTCTTCCTTCACCCTTAAACTCCTATTTTCCAATCATGAAACCaatcttatatattttcaaatcaaaagttttgtgatatatatatagcaaCGTTGAGGCATAGAAAGGAAACAATGATAAGGTATCAGGTGAGTGAAGACTAACTTAATcggtaaattaaaaatattttaatatatatttgattaaaaatatattttcaatatcatttaataaatattctctAATTAACAGTATTTGTTAAATGTCCTATATTAGGAAAGTGCAGTGCAGTACTTGCATATGAGCATATCTTAGGAAAGAAAGATTTTTTTACAGAATCTTAGGAAAGAAAGATGTAATCTTTTTAAGAGTATTTTTTATAGTATCAAGTTAAATGAactaaactttatattttatattttaatataagggGAGATAATATATAGTTACATTTCTCAAAGGGCTGGACAAGTGTAATTTACTTGGAAATTTAATAACGTTATAACTTTGATAAACAATATGTATCTCCGCACTTATATAAAAGAAATCGAAGACTATTATTTACTCCGCACTTATTTAGGTTGATATTAtatcttataaaatttattggaaaCTATAAAATTAGGTGAGACTCGGTTAATAAGGAGTGAGACTCACATAATTTGATGATTTCCAATAAATTAACACAGAAACAATATGTTCTTaggatttcttaattatttaaggACGTATTGTAATTGGACTGAACAAGGCTCTTGATATTCCCTGGGTAAGTGAAGGCTGGATTAGAACCATTATAAGCAAGGGTTGCAACGAATCTGTTGAAAGCTTCTGTGGTACTGAGCCCATCCCAAAACACGTGTTGAGCCCTATTCTGGCATGCTGTTGAATTCTGAACACACAGCACATTCAACCCTATTGGGCAGCAAGAAGCATTCGTTACAGTGAAACCTGAAACACACATGGACCAGATTGTGTTGCGTAAGACATTCAAATGCTTTAATCTATAGGATGCATGGTTTTAAACAACGGTCCACGAGGTTAAGATATTTTGACAATCTATAATCGCATCACAATGGTAATTACGATCACATTATCAGTTGTATTTTTTCATAATGTAAAGATTTTTTCTGACTCACACAATCCCACGGCAACCACCGcaatttaaaatcatgattGGATGTGAAAAAAAGTGTAAGAAAATCGAAATGCATACATACCACCGGTATTGACGATGCCAAGGTTTCTGGCTGTGTTGTTTACAAAGATGAATTTGGAATCAGGAGCCCGGTTATTGTATTGGTCCACTAGAGATCTAAGCTTGCCATTGAATATTCCCGCAGCATTATTCATCACTTCATAGCAAGATCCATTTGTTTTATACGTAGTGATGGCATATGGAGAGCAGCCTATACGACCCATCCCTTGTAACACGAATTTTCTTGCCCCAAGTCGTTGCAGATGCTGCCCTCCAAAAccatattttcataattataaattgttttcAATATAGGTGTAAATCATACTAGGGTTGTCAAATGACGGCTAATAAGTTGGAGCCACATTCAACATGCACTGCCAATAATATGTGGAATCTATAATCAAAGTAAACTTTAAGGACACATGCTTTTATTGACTCAagattaattagtataaataatttcagcatctatttatatataatatattcacaTAAATTTGTGAAAATTGAAATACTACGACGAgcctatttttttaactttcgaGGTCCTAGTGCTATATAGGGTTTTTAATTAACTcccaaaaaatgattatttgacATGCCTTAAGAAGGAAAgagaggaaataaaaaaaatgtgacgaatgtgtgataaaaaaaatattaaacaattgtaaaaattagactgtaaaaaaaattatttgttgaaaCCCATACGATGATTTTTTCAGTTTAATTGTAAGTCTTTACTCTTAAAAATTTTcagttgtttaatttaatttttgaaataaatgttttataaaaaaaattgttaataaaatcctttttttcatttttcttgtttaattttttaaaatattataagttttttcATTGCAATATTTTGATGGATCAGATATAAAAAGAGTGATATTTAGAATGATGAAAGgacttataatatttaaataaattaaatgagaaacaaagaatacgaaaaaatgttttatgcaaaaatcaatttaaaaaatataattaaataaaaaatacaaaattataaaaattaatacttaATTAAACCAATTTTGTGTAAAATCATAGGTATTCTCTTTGGAAGGAAATCCTTGTCAAGAATTTGAATCTTAATTCATCATATTTATGAGAAAAACTAACATCTTCTATTAGCTAGGCTAAGTCTTTATTAGTAAATGTTATTAGTGGCTTCATTAGGTAAATTGTCGCTCTaagaacataaatttaaaaacctgaaaattaaaGTTCTTGTCATGTtatgtattataaaaataatttttagactagTAAGTATATGAAAAAAGACTAAGTGAGGGCATGACCGTGACAaaactcaaaatttaaattaatgcttatttaaatttgaattaagaGGACACATACTCTCCCAAAGACTTTATAAATTGTTAgagtttattgaaaattattaacttttggTAAGTttcgtttttttatttaatataaatcagtagaaaataattatatgagaaataaaacttatcaaaaactataatttctaaaaaattctAATCAATCATAAACAAACTCTTAGAAAAAGAGTAtgttaacatttttcttaaactaatatttaataaagtcAAGGCcgctatttaaaatttaaatctgtTTTCAGattaatatattactttttcaaaattttctatttataaaaatttaattattgagattcaaataaaaataagtcaaaAGTGACTTCATATAGGACCCGACGCGAATCCAAACAATTCGTAGTAttgtaaattaataattgatccaatagtttgatttgaattttataattacgAGTGCTGCGAAAAGCGCCAATTTGTGAGGCAAAGTGAAAAGCAAAtagaaaattgttaaaataCCTGTATATATCGAGAGTAGCGCCTAATAAGATCGTTCGCGTATCCCTCAAGGTCATACACTCTGCTTGTTCGGTAATATAGCGGAAGGaagtaattatttatgtaatcACTGTTGCCTATATGCACGTAGTACAAGCACTTGTTAAGGTGTTGTCCAGCTTTCTCTAAACTTCCAAGTCTTGGAGCAATTTGGTAATATATATTCATTCTGTGATTCATGATTTGTCTTTCCAAATTGATATTGGCGCCCTGCGTTGTACGTGTAATTCACTAATTTAGTGGCATGCATGGGTGAGTATTGAATTGAAATACGTGTAAAATTATACCAAATTAAACCAATTAAAGATAGAGATGAACAAATAAAGAAGGATATATACTAGATGCGTGCCGGTCTCAGGGCGAATCCCTGCTGATCCAGATGCATAGTTGGCACCCTTAAGTATGTCCGAGCCACTAGTGTTTGCATTGGGTGGGATGCGTTCCGTAAATCCCAAAAGCTCAGCTACAATTAATAATGGTTAAACAACGTTAATTTGTGAtctaaacaaatgaaaaaaagtgtAGGATAAGATAATACAGCAGGGAAAGGACACATGTCAACTAAGTATAATTAAGCTTTATTTTTATGGtgattgagagagagagagagagaattaatGCTACCATACGTACCAATTATGTCAGCTTGCGTTAGTCCATTGGTAA contains the following coding sequences:
- the LOC114387560 gene encoding GDSL esterase/lipase At1g29660-like, whose product is MEAKTKPWLALSLFLLATNCMQQCVHGESQVPCMFVLGDSLSDNGNNNNLQTNASSNYRPYGIDYPTGPTGRFTNGKNIIDFISEYLGFTEPIPPNANTSGSDILKGANYASGAAGILFKSGKHLGDNIHLGEQIRNHRATITKIVRRLGGSGRAREYLKKCLYYVNIGSNDYINNYFLPQFYPTSRTYTLERYTDILIKQYSDDIKKLHRSGARKFAIVGLGLIGCTPNAISRRGTNGEVCVAELNNAAFLFSNKLKSQVDQFKNTFPDSKFSFVNSTAGALDESLGFTVANVPCCPTRPDGQCVENGTPCQNRNAHVFYDEYHVSSAACNFIAMGSVSQFQNLVES
- the LOC114386587 gene encoding GDSL esterase/lipase At1g29670-like, with the translated sequence MEMEAKTKPWLDLSLLLLAAYCMQQCVHGQSQQTPCMFIFGGYLSDNGNNNNLRTYSKSNYRPYGIDFPAGTTGRFTNGLTQADIIAELLGFTERIPPNANTSGSDILKGANYASGSAGIRPETGTHLGANINLERQIMNHRMNIYYQIAPRLGSLEKAGQHLNKCLYYVHIGNSDYINNYFLPLYYRTSRVYDLEGYANDLIRRYSRYIQHLQRLGARKFVLQGMGRIGCSPYAITTYKTNGSCYEVMNNAAGIFNGKLRSLVDQYNNRAPDSKFIFVNNTARNLGIVNTGGFTVTNASCCPIGLNVLCVQNSTACQNRAQHVFWDGLSTTEAFNRFVATLAYNGSNPAFTYPGNIKSLVQSNYNTSLNN